In a genomic window of Columba livia isolate bColLiv1 breed racing homer chromosome 4, bColLiv1.pat.W.v2, whole genome shotgun sequence:
- the MND1 gene encoding meiotic nuclear division protein 1 homolog isoform X3, translating into MQPARLCFRSAGRPSRCSPRPSARPRRLRRGDATRSPARCGPGAIGRRRCELRRRAPGSLFPPGGAEINFCAAGDMSKKKGLSFEEKRVRMMEIFFETKDVFQLKDIEKIAPKEKGITSVSVKEILQSLVDDGMVDTDRIGTSNYFWAFPSKALHARKRKLEDLESQELSSLLLIGVGKHLFISLFATGVHDKKINKLALWSDCTTTLPAFPTLMSHIPLCPFIKESFELMQNAFLETLFSSGVVLESLLLSYVCTALSTSATSLKLQINRIKTCFFPQDELKKQFVNLKTFHQSRLNSLINAVESSCLCIECSVTS; encoded by the exons ATGCAACCCGCACGGCTCTGCTTCCGAAGCGCCGGGAGGCCGAGCCGCTGCAGCCCCCGCCCctcggcccggccccgccgcctccgccgGGGAGACGCGACCCGCAGCCCGGCCCGATGTGGCCCCGGGGCGATCGGCAGGCGGCGCTGCGAGCTGCGCAGGCGGGCTCCCGGCAGCCTCTTCCCTCCCGGTGGCGCCGAAATCAACTTCTGTGCTGCCGGCGACATG tCCAAGAAAAAAGGTCTGAGCTTTGAGGAGAAGAGAGTTCGCATGATGGAGATATTTTTTGAAACA AAAGACGTGTTCCAGTTGAAGGATATAGAGAAGATTGctccaaaagaaaaagggatCA cCTCAGTGTCAGTGAAAGAGATTCTGCAAAGCTTAGTTGATGATGGCATGGTGGACACTGATAGAATTGGAACTTCCAATTATTTCTGGGCTTTTCCAAGCAAAGCTCTTCATGCCAGGAAGCGTAAACTGGAAGATCTGGAGTCTCAG GAACTGtcttctttgcttttaattGGAGTGGGAAAGCATCTGTTCATCAGTTTATTTGCAACTGGAGTACATGATAAGAAGATCAATAAACTAGCCTTATGGTCTGATTGCACCACAACACTGCCAGCTTTTCCCACGCTTATGTCCCACATTCCCTTATGTCCATTCATCAAAGAATCATTTGAATTaatgcaaaatgcatttttagagacattattttcttcaggagTGGTTCTGGAATCACTGTTGCTATCTTACGTATGTACAGCTTTGTCAACTTCAGCTACTTCGTTAAAGCTTCAAATCAATCGTataaaaacatgcttttttcctcaggatgaattaaaaaaacagtttgtgAACCTGAAAACCTTTCACCAAAGCAGATTAAATAGCCTGATCAATGCAGTTGAAAGTTCTTGTTTATGCATAGAGTGCAGTGTGACCAGCTGA